In Ictalurus furcatus strain D&B chromosome 20, Billie_1.0, whole genome shotgun sequence, the DNA window CGAACCAGGGCTATGAGACGCTATTTCAATACCCATCAGGGTGCCATTATTTTATCTTTCGGCAGCTGGAACAAACATTATGATTGATTTCACTGTTTGGGGCAAAACAGTTTCACTGTACGCTATGGTGTGTTGCTGACACAGAGCGACTACAATCACGCACACCAAACAGTGTAATAAGTCACGCGTCCCTGAAGGAGTACAAAAGGACATGAAACAGATGAATGCCCCTTAAGAGATGTAAGaggaaggggaagaaaaaacGTTTATACGTTAAGAAAATACGTTTCTACGTTCTTGCTACGGTTACCAGGGAGGTGTCAAGGACTGCTGAAATGTCCAGTCATCGTGTGAATAAGAACAAGTAGCCAATCAGAGTGTAGGACGCTGGATTTGCCGCAGTTCGAGCAGGAAAATACAAGAGTTTCAGATATTTCTCTCATCCCTAATGGCTTGTTTTCACTTGATTTCACAAAAACAAAGCGCAGAGACACTGCAGAGTATATAGATGTTCTAAATGACCAAACAAGTGGACCTCTTCAAGGTTCTGACAGTTACTGAAGGACAACTGAGGAAAAGTGGGATTGAAAGAGCGccttttcaaaacatttagcTCTTTCAATATGTCTTAAGCTCATGACAAAAGTAAAACGTCGTAATTATGAATTTACGTGGTGATTTCCGAACTACCTTGATTACATTATCCCACACAGCTTTAAGGTTCATTACAATTAAACGAAACAATATACACTGTTTAACTTGTTCATCTTCACAACTCCAGAGATATGGTGGATTAATCAAACTTTAATATTACATGAACAacgtggaattttttttttttttttttttttttttttaaaatcaacaaTTTTTACAAAGATCTTCCAGAACAGATCCCACCATCTTTGCTGTTAAAGTACAAGAGTTGAACGACGGACATTTCTGAGTATTTCATTGTATGTTTTAACAAACTGGAAAggtgtttaaaaagaaacatgaaatattttggattttaagtAAGAAAGCCTGATCTGCATGACCGCGCCAATCCATTAGACCAATCAAAATGGCTGCATTGTCgcaaacatttttattgaaagtCAGATCAATATTTCCACCAGTCGTCCTGCTGCAACAGTGTGAGCTTTGGTGTTGATTAAAATTCAAAACACTGTGACAGTTATAACTGCTCAAGAGTTGTGTAGTGAAAACAGAATTGGGAAAATGTGGCGGTCGGCACATATCTGTACGCGATATTTACTAAACCAGTGAACGAAACAAATAAATGCTCCACATAGGAGCTGCAATCAGAGCTGGCAAAGATTCAAAACACACATACCCTTGAACAGCAAGCTTGACCCGAACGTCACCTACGGGTGCTGACCCTTTAAgtcgtgtttgtttttgtgggaCGGTTTGAATGCGCAGTGAGAAGTGCTCTGATTAATAGAAAAGTGAGTAACCTTAGCTTGCCCAGGCGGCGAGGCAGTGTTTTCTGTGCCTCCTGTTTTGCTTTACGCTTCATCTGTCTGGCCTTGGTCCTCAGCGCCCTCTGCTTCAGATCTACACCGATGGAGCGCAGCTGGAAAAGCTGCTGTCGGCTGTTGAGCATCTTCCTCTCTGCCTTTCTCCGCAGTTCCTGTTGCATGGACGGAGACAGGAAGCATGGTTCAGGACAGGATGGAAAGCAGGAAGCTCTTTAATCAACCGTCTTTCCCCACCCTCATTACCTTTATCCTCTCTGctttctccctcttcctctgtctctctgtttttttctccgGCTGTGCTGTAGGCCCGATGGCCGCGTCTTTGGAATCCTCCGCTTCCTTCATTTCCTCGCCCTCATCTTCCTCAATCAGACCTTCGATCTGCTCATTAAAGATGCTCTCctgtacaaacacacaacatTGTCATCTTGGTcagaaatgggggggggggggtgtagtaTGGAGAAAATAACTACTGCTAGACCGGAAACAAATGGTTATCTAAAtacatcatgtaaaaaaaacaattggaTGAACTTGAAGCATTCTCTGGAATAAAACGTAATAAAACTACGAGGCATGCTGGTGTATGAAAATCATGAACTTGCCTTCGGAGGTGTTTTAATCTGCTTCTACCACAGCACTTTACTAGAAATTAAatctttttaattaatgaatgaccgcataatttttaacatttacgCGGAACCCTAATCATCTACACATTCTTTGTTGTTAAACTGATCAAAACGTTTTTAAAttcaacttttattattattacgtttagattatgtggagtgtccaggTACAGAAGTTCAGGTTTGGAAGTTTACATAGCAACAACATATTGGAGTACACACACAACTCTCTGAGCTGTGCAGAAGATCAACCACACCTTCTGAcgaatcagatttgagcattctACAGCactgtgttatttaaaaaaaaaaaaaaacccaaacatacaCAGGATGCAGAAAATGCATAGAAATACTGAATCACTTCAGCATTGTATTTATACTAAAGTTTACAacttgtaacaaaaaaaagcagttctacAACTGCACCTTTAGTTTTGTAGATTTAGATTCAAATCATGgcgggaagaaaaaaaaaaaaaaaaaaaaatactcgaCATGAGTAGCAAAACTAGCTAAGACATTCCCATATTCGCAGCCTCATACGAGTGAGCTATGCACAGCACAGTTTCAACATTATCATCAGTCCACCCCATATACTGCCAGTAACCAAATGCCATCCACGACCCCCGAAACCCGAGCGGATCCTCAACTGACTCCTGTGTACATGCCTTTCAACAACAGGTATTCAGTAGAAGGATATCTGCgctcaaatgacataaaatgtgTCCTCAGATGCATgaagcaagaaaaaaataaatctaaatacaagGCAGAGTCTGTCCACACACACTGAATGAGACTACACCACTGAGGGTCTTAccaaaatatatacactaccggtcaaaagttttgaAACACTCGAccgaaatgtttctcatgatcttaaaaaccttttgatctgaaggtgtatgattaaatgtgtgaaatcggaggtgtagacaaaaatatatttgtgccaacatattcatttctttcattagaaaactaacattttattcacaaaaaaaaatacatattttttttaaaaaaacagatgaGCAAGTGCCAGTAAGTGTCcagcgtcggtgggaactcctttaacactgtttaaaaagcatctcaggtaaattcctcaagaaatcagttgagaaaatgccaagaatacatttctggaaattctagacaaaaaggggtttactttgaagatgctaaaatactaaatttttatttatttattttggatttgtatcacaacataattcccatagttccatttgtgttactccagagttttgataacTATTATtactctaaaataaaaaatttaaataatgaatgagtgtgtctaaacttttgaccgataGCGTATTTATTGCTTTAAACCTCCATAGCGGgtgtttttgaagaaaaaaaaaagaccagtgAGCAGACGTTTCAGCCCATAGCTTTCTTCATACTATAATTAACAATATTATATAGagatgtattatattatattgcatatatagagatatattatattgcatatatatatatatatatatatatatatatatatatatatattatatatatatatatatatatatatatatatatatatatatatatatatatatatatatatatatatatatatatatatatacacacacacacacacacacacacacacacacacacacacagagataagaCCTCAGTGGTCTGGTTCAGTGTGCAGACAGACTCTGGCTTGTATAGCAGGTAATCAAAAAGTGTTTTCCTGGCAAAGATGGATGTTGAACAGTTGTACCTCAGTGGCGATGTCCATCCTATTTATTGCCAGCTTTCTTTCTAGCTTCTCTTCAGCCTTCACCTTTTTCACCTCAACCTCATGGGCCTCCAGCAGCAATGTCTTAAAGAgtagaatacacacacacacacacacacacacacacacacacacacaatttagcaCATCATTGTTTATTGCTGAAACTGAAAAATCATTGCATTGCTGAAACATTTTATTCGGACAAACCATGCGTAGGCCATTAAAATGGTAACATCTTAACATGTTCTACTATGTAAAGTACTGAAAACTACAGCCTTTCCAGAACtaataaatatttctgttttgcaAATCTTACCCAGatgttttagcattttaaaaagtCTCACCGCTCCAAAAGTGAAAAGTGAGTAAACGGTTTTTATAAAATGCCATCGCCATGGTGACTGCAGCGCAGGAGCATCCTGGACATTTTGACTTTATCCGATTACAGACTAAATTTTAGTACGCATGTGTCTTTCACCATGACATAACCATCAAACAACCTGATCCAATCGGGGGTGAAGAAATCACAATTAGTCAGCAAGGTATTGGACATATCTAGGCAGACTGACTTATTAACGCTCCTTGGACCGAGTTATACTTGCTTATATTTACATGTACGTAAGATGGCTGCTTCACGTATTCTGTGACCATTTGGGGAGTTGCTTGTGTATGTCCACAGATATTAACGTTATGTTTCAGGTGGTGCAATGCTGACAAACAGTGGAGGCAGTGTAGCAGCATGGGATACTACAAACTAATGCAGTCACAAACTGAATCCTTGTGCACAGTTATTTAATActagtttttattgttattattacggATAGTGTTTGAATTGAAAAAACTTCTCATCTAGCCTTCAAACCCATTGAAAGGTCTGTTCTGTGTACTGCATGcttctagattagtaaatattTGCGAGTGTTAAGTCAGAGTTTTCAGTATGATATGCagatcatgacaacaatcacaaTGACAGTGGAATGTGTTAAGAAACAGAGCTTGGGAGACTGTTTAACAACCCCGTGCGTGAAATCGCTACAGATTTTACAGTTTGACAGACAGGAACGTTTAGTCTCAGGTGTGCCTTCTAGTGGACGTCACTTTTAATCCTCCagatatacaccgatcagccataacgttaaaaccacctgactaatGCTGTGTAGATCCTCCTTGTGCCATTACATCCTGcagatgcttgatcagattgagatctgtgGAATTTGGAGTCCGAGACAACGCTGTTCCTTGAAGCactcctgaacaatttttgcagtctGCCAGGGCGCACTGTCCTGCTGAAACCGCCATTCTCACCACTACATACCGAAAACACCTCACAAGACCCGagaagctctgacccagtcgacccatcacagtttggcccttatcaaagttgctcagatcctcaCACTTGCCcagtttttcctgcttccaacatatcaacttcaagaactgaaagttcacttactgcctaatatatcccaccccatgACAGGTGCCGTTGTTAATAACATTGATATCATTACTTCACCTGtcggtggttttaatattatggctgatcagtgaaCATAAGATGCACAAGCGAagtatatgaatgaatgatgctGCTTTGTGAAAAACTTTCCACTTTTAATCCAAGTACTAATCGGCCTTTACTCAGCATTATTTTTGAAAGaaggcaacaacaaaaaaattggtGTAATAAatttatggtttcttaaagTTGAGGTGTCAAAGAATGTTGTTGGCAGAAAAACTATATTGATCAAAACCTGATTTTTATCTTGTGcgtgtgttattttttaatgtatggcAGGTCTCCAATGTGAGATCTGACGGCTTTCGCAAATCGCCACGCAAATATAGGACGATGGAGAATGCACACCTTCTACAAAAGTACCAACAAGTATCAGCAAGAGCATTGGTGTACCTGGTGAGAAAGGAAATCAGGATTGTATGAGCCTCCAGGGCCGATGACTTCAACAGCAGGAAGGATGGACGGCTTCTCGTTCAGCTTCTCTGGTctctgaagagagagagattatatacAGGATCAATGAAGAATTCATGAATTGCtaatacatacaatacaatagCCACTAGTGAGTAATACACTGGTATATAGGAGATACTGGTGGAAACGTATCGTCTGGTAAAGACGTTCAAATACTGCTCTACTCTAGATGCGCACTATACGCTCGCACACTGTATCGCCAGGATTCAGGTCACGTTTGTCTCGATTCTTTCTGTTCCCGACAACCATTTGGGCCCGAGACTACGATTGGCCGGGAGAGCACTGGGTTCAGATTTGTTGCTGGGTCGTAGAGATTGGTAGAGAAGGGCCAGTAGTGATTTCTAATCATTGGTGTAATGATTCTTCTCACCTTAACCAGCTTCTTCTTGGTCTGCTCGAGGTAGTAGGGATCTGCTGAGTCAGGGCCTGTAAGACAGGTACATGAGAACTGGAAAGCTGAATGACAcagtaattgtttgatatcacaCTGCTTAGAAAAAGGTTCACGTCAAGCTCTTGTGgtattaaaggaaaataaaattgaCGACTGGGTGGTGTGACGTGGTGTGATGTAGCCTGACTCAAACTGGAACCACCCTGGAGCTGATTCTTTTCCAATTACAGCAAGTGTTctcttcctcttataccacagcgatgtGCCAATACTTTTTCGGTTTATagttaacgttgtggaacatctgcaaaacttGTGtcatagtagctataaacagtctccCACCGGTTCCCCTGCTGGTTCttaatattacattatgttatcAGTATTAGATTTCCTTGTTAAATGACACCCACCCGCCCCCTACCCCCGGACTACTCACTGCCTGCACTCCACAGATCGTAGAAGCTTCTCGCTGGATCCTTGCTGCTTAGTGGTTTCTCTTTAACTTGCGGTTGCACTGTCTTGCGTAGCTGCAGGAGCTTCTGACGGCGTGTCAGCATACCCATGGCAGCCATTTTCTCGGCCCTCTCGGCCACGCGACGCAGCTTCTTGGCATTGGGACGCTGGTACGCCAAGATACTGCACAGGAAAGAAGGAGGAATGTAAAAGATGTAACACGTACGATAGTTCCAGTCATCCATGTGTCTCAGGTAGTTGAATTCAAGTCTGATGGCTCAAAACACTGACAATTTACTTCCTCTGCTGTTCTGTGCAAAAGCTTTTTTGGTAATTCAGCAAGAGGCCCCAATTTTTGGCAGTCGCAGAGCAGATGTGTTATGATTTAAAGCGCCCCTATTTGCTATATTAAAAGTGCCCAATTTTgtttttagaggtctcatacaacaggtttacatgcatccaaagtcaaaaaaaacactaacgttctcataatttacattgcagcatcacctcttttTGCCAGTGTTGCAAACAGCTCGCTCAAGGATTCATACAACTAACCATACAAATGTAGTTATATTACATtagctacaattttttttcacctAGTCAACTAGGTTCCTAGGAAACCATaacatgggactgggcagcAAACTAGAGCTTTTACTTATCAAGTGAGCTAGCTAAAGAATATCATTTAACCACCCGTGAACATGCATAAAATGACCAGGAGGAAAGATGGTGTCAGGATGTGTACATGTGAAAATTAACCAAAGCGGTGACTAGTGCGACTTGCACC includes these proteins:
- the nop53 gene encoding ribosome biogenesis protein NOP53, with the translated sequence MAAARKHKRVAASQPGFLPIKSGLDDDGIANLGRRKRVNKNKKKNWNKHSDIQDVEEFLEDVRLQQRATGGLIADKPDESLFFVDTGAKKSVPKPEASKKDKRSKPLRIDLILQPDSHVPAPKDILAYQRPNAKKLRRVAERAEKMAAMGMLTRRQKLLQLRKTVQPQVKEKPLSSKDPARSFYDLWSAGSPDSADPYYLEQTKKKLVKRPEKLNEKPSILPAVEVIGPGGSYNPDFLSHQTLLLEAHEVEVKKVKAEEKLERKLAINRMDIATEESIFNEQIEGLIEEDEGEEMKEAEDSKDAAIGPTAQPEKKTERQRKREKAERIKELRRKAERKMLNSRQQLFQLRSIGVDLKQRALRTKARQMKRKAKQEAQKTLPRRLGKLRFQAPDLEVQLSDELAGSLRTLKPEGSIVKDRFKSLQKRNLIEPRERAKFKRKHKVKYVEKRAFREIQ